Proteins found in one Sporosarcina sp. FSL K6-3457 genomic segment:
- a CDS encoding YlxQ family RNA-binding protein — protein MNDPKKIFQLLGMAARARMIITGEELVIREVRNGSAHLVIVSEDASNNTMKKLTDKCLYYNVEKHDFGSREDLGHAIGKESRVVLALTDAGFARKLSGLLNEFNRGWANDENTCTRIREKGESVE, from the coding sequence ATGAATGATCCAAAAAAGATTTTTCAACTGTTAGGTATGGCTGCACGGGCAAGAATGATTATTACGGGCGAGGAACTAGTCATACGGGAAGTTCGTAATGGCAGTGCGCATCTCGTTATTGTTTCAGAAGATGCATCTAACAATACCATGAAAAAATTAACTGATAAATGTTTGTATTACAACGTTGAGAAGCATGATTTCGGGAGTCGGGAAGATCTTGGGCATGCAATCGGAAAAGAGTCGCGAGTTGTACTTGCGCTAACGGACGCGGGTTTTGCCCGCAAATTGTCCGGGCTCCTCAACGAATTTAACCGGGGGTGGGCTAATGACGAAAATACGTGTACACGAATACGCGAAAAAGGTGAATCGGTCGAGTAA
- the rnpM gene encoding RNase P modulator RnpM, whose translation MANMKKVPLRKCAATGEMFPKKEMIRIVRPKEGEVSVDLTGKKSGRGTYVSKSEEAVEKARRNRSIESQLGAAVPEQVYDDLLHAIRREALK comes from the coding sequence ATGGCAAACATGAAAAAAGTTCCTTTGCGTAAATGTGCGGCGACGGGTGAAATGTTTCCGAAAAAGGAAATGATTCGTATCGTTCGTCCAAAAGAAGGGGAAGTTTCAGTGGATCTTACTGGCAAGAAATCAGGCCGTGGGACCTATGTGTCAAAATCCGAAGAGGCGGTTGAGAAAGCGCGACGTAACCGATCAATTGAAAGTCAACTTGGAGCAGCTGTACCTGAACAGGTATATGATGACCTTCTCCATGCAATTCGCCGGGAGGCATTAAAATGA
- the nusA gene encoding transcription termination factor NusA: MSSDLLDALTALEKQKGISRDVLVEAIEAALVTAYKRNFNQAQNVRVDLNLDKGTMKVYSRKDVVEEVEDDRLFISLEDAQKINPAYELADVVEQEVTPRDFGRIAAQTAKQVVTQRVREAERGIIYEEYVDREDDIVNGIIERLDARNLYVGLGKVEAVLPVGEQIPTESYQPHDRIKVYITKVERTSRGPQVFVSRTHPGLLRRLFEVEVPEIFEGIVEIKSIAREAGDRSKISVHTNNEEVDPVGSCVGARGARVQTISNELNGEKIDIVEWSEDPAIFVANALSPSKVIDVQVNEEERSTRVVVPDYQLSLAIGKRGQNARLAAKLTGWKIDIKSETDARELGIYPPVFEESVVEVQLEEPVNDTDPYFVEEETADDLDDTSIDLYSDDED, encoded by the coding sequence ATGAGTAGTGATCTACTCGATGCATTGACAGCCCTTGAAAAACAAAAAGGTATTTCTCGGGACGTCTTGGTAGAAGCGATCGAAGCGGCACTTGTAACTGCATATAAACGCAATTTCAATCAAGCGCAAAACGTGCGGGTTGATTTAAACCTTGATAAAGGGACAATGAAAGTCTATTCCCGCAAAGATGTCGTCGAGGAGGTTGAGGATGATCGTTTGTTCATTTCACTTGAAGATGCGCAAAAGATTAACCCAGCTTATGAACTTGCAGATGTCGTCGAGCAAGAAGTGACACCCCGTGATTTCGGACGTATCGCAGCACAAACGGCTAAGCAGGTTGTGACGCAACGTGTAAGAGAAGCAGAACGTGGCATTATCTATGAGGAATACGTCGACAGAGAAGATGATATCGTCAATGGTATTATCGAGCGTCTCGACGCACGTAATTTGTATGTGGGCCTCGGGAAAGTGGAAGCTGTTTTGCCGGTGGGCGAACAAATACCAACTGAATCCTATCAGCCACATGATCGTATCAAAGTGTATATTACAAAAGTTGAACGTACATCACGCGGTCCGCAAGTGTTCGTTTCTCGGACACATCCAGGACTTCTGCGCAGGTTGTTTGAAGTCGAGGTACCTGAAATTTTTGAGGGCATCGTTGAAATCAAATCGATTGCACGTGAAGCGGGTGACCGTTCGAAAATTTCGGTGCATACGAATAATGAGGAAGTGGATCCAGTCGGCTCATGTGTAGGTGCAAGAGGCGCTCGGGTTCAAACGATTTCCAATGAATTGAATGGTGAGAAAATCGATATTGTTGAATGGTCTGAGGATCCAGCTATATTTGTAGCCAATGCCCTAAGTCCTTCCAAAGTGATCGATGTTCAGGTCAATGAAGAGGAAAGATCGACAAGAGTTGTTGTACCTGACTACCAATTGTCACTAGCGATTGGGAAACGTGGACAGAATGCAAGGCTTGCTGCTAAGCTTACAGGCTGGAAGATTGACATCAAAAGTGAAACAGATGCGCGTGAACTTGGCATTTATCCACCTGTCTTCGAAGAGTCAGTTGTAGAAGTCCAATTAGAAGAGCCTGTCAACGATACTGATCCTTATTTCGTTGAAGAAGAAACAGCAGATGACTTGGACGATACATCCATCGATCTATATTCGGATGACGAAGACTGA
- the rimP gene encoding ribosome maturation factor RimP — translation MSKITEEIEKLVSPIVEELKLELVDIEFLKEGRDWFLRVYIDNPEGSIDIDQCAQVSEKLSEELDRTDPITQNYFLEVSSPGAERPLKKEEDYVQAVGQFVFIKTYEAIDGLKEFEGYLLANEPDTVEVEMRIKTRKLTVVIDKEKIALARLAIDFSA, via the coding sequence ATGAGTAAAATTACAGAAGAAATAGAGAAACTCGTCAGTCCAATTGTAGAAGAACTAAAATTGGAGCTTGTCGATATCGAGTTTCTGAAGGAAGGAAGAGACTGGTTCCTTCGGGTCTATATTGATAATCCAGAGGGAAGTATCGATATAGACCAGTGCGCTCAAGTAAGTGAAAAATTGAGTGAGGAACTCGATCGAACAGATCCGATTACGCAAAACTACTTCCTCGAAGTATCTTCACCTGGTGCAGAGCGCCCGTTGAAGAAGGAAGAGGATTACGTACAAGCGGTTGGTCAGTTTGTATTCATTAAGACGTATGAAGCAATCGATGGGTTGAAGGAATTCGAAGGCTATTTATTAGCAAACGAACCGGACACTGTGGAAGTGGAAATGCGCATTAAGACAAGAAAATTGACTGTTGTGATAGACAAGGAAAAAATTGCACTTGCCCGTTTGGCTATCGATTTTTCCGCATAA
- the ltrA gene encoding group II intron reverse transcriptase/maturase: MADLMVQKLRNNEYFNVQETFDTLYAKSKKGRYFKKLYDLIVSEENILLAFRNMKSNTGSKTKGSNGHTIKHLNKMNKDMLIKMVRRKLENYKPEMVRRVMIPKPNGDKRPLGIPTIEDRLIQQMILQVLEPIVEAKFHPSSFGFRPHRNTHDALARCYHMVNHSHQHYVVDVDIKGFFDNVNHKKLSKQLWAIGIRDKKVLSIISKMLKAEIDGEGVPDKGTPQGGILSPLLSNIVLNELDWWISNQWETKPTRVNYKLKRNRTDALKKTRLKPCYIVRYADDFKIFTNSYENAQKLFIAVTKWLNERLGLDVSPDKSKITNLRKNGTDFLGVRFRAVQKGTAKTGYIVNSKISPKAKEKVTKVYQYKLSQIRKSPTPKKILDLNAFTLGIHNYYKIATRVSVDFNDIRHTIHFKIKTLMYRNIFNPTTEKNAVIERFYDDFNYKRFKSNGILVYPFESIRHQIRGQREPTFTIYDKDDRQRIHRELIHVTAIEIEHLRRGNFSSKSTLYENNRISKYVAQKGKCHITGERLLPINCVCHHILPTKMGGTDEYDNLVIIKKDYHTLIHTKFPMKDPTKVKLVYSLDEKAVKKLNKLRKVVGFQALVV, translated from the coding sequence TTGGCTGACTTAATGGTTCAAAAGTTAAGAAATAATGAATACTTCAATGTTCAAGAAACGTTTGATACTTTATACGCTAAAAGTAAAAAGGGACGGTATTTTAAGAAGTTATACGATTTAATCGTATCCGAAGAAAATATTCTCCTCGCTTTTCGAAATATGAAAAGCAATACTGGAAGCAAAACAAAAGGCTCAAACGGGCATACGATTAAACATCTAAATAAGATGAATAAAGATATGCTCATTAAAATGGTTCGCAGAAAATTAGAAAACTACAAACCAGAAATGGTCAGAAGAGTGATGATTCCAAAGCCGAATGGTGATAAGCGTCCTCTTGGTATACCGACGATTGAAGATAGGCTGATTCAGCAAATGATTTTACAAGTTCTTGAACCAATCGTTGAGGCAAAATTTCATCCATCTAGCTTTGGATTTAGACCACATCGGAATACGCACGACGCCTTGGCGAGATGCTACCATATGGTCAATCATAGTCATCAACACTATGTAGTCGATGTAGACATTAAAGGTTTCTTTGATAATGTAAATCATAAAAAGTTAAGCAAACAACTTTGGGCGATTGGTATAAGAGATAAAAAAGTGCTGAGTATTATTAGTAAGATGTTAAAAGCGGAAATTGACGGTGAAGGAGTACCTGATAAGGGAACGCCACAAGGTGGGATACTTTCTCCTTTGTTATCTAATATCGTGTTAAACGAGTTAGACTGGTGGATTTCAAATCAATGGGAAACAAAACCGACAAGAGTGAACTATAAGCTGAAAAGGAATCGTACAGATGCCTTGAAGAAGACGAGGTTAAAGCCTTGTTACATTGTTCGCTATGCTGATGACTTCAAAATCTTTACAAACTCTTATGAAAATGCCCAAAAGTTATTCATTGCTGTGACGAAGTGGTTAAACGAGCGTTTGGGCTTGGATGTTAGTCCTGATAAAAGTAAAATCACGAACCTTCGAAAGAATGGAACAGATTTTCTGGGTGTGCGCTTTCGAGCGGTACAAAAAGGGACGGCTAAAACGGGGTATATTGTAAATTCAAAAATATCCCCAAAGGCAAAAGAAAAAGTGACAAAGGTTTATCAATACAAACTAAGTCAAATACGGAAAAGTCCAACGCCGAAAAAAATCCTTGACCTCAATGCATTTACGTTGGGGATTCATAATTACTATAAGATTGCCACCAGGGTATCGGTCGATTTCAACGATATTAGACATACGATACACTTTAAAATCAAAACTTTAATGTATCGGAACATTTTTAATCCGACAACAGAGAAGAATGCTGTAATTGAAAGGTTCTATGACGATTTCAATTACAAACGATTTAAAAGTAATGGCATACTGGTATATCCATTTGAATCCATTCGACATCAAATACGAGGTCAAAGAGAACCAACATTTACGATTTACGACAAAGATGACCGTCAAAGAATACATCGGGAACTAATTCATGTAACAGCCATTGAAATTGAACATTTAAGAAGAGGGAACTTCTCATCAAAATCTACTTTGTATGAAAATAATCGGATAAGTAAATATGTCGCGCAAAAAGGAAAGTGCCATATTACGGGAGAGCGGTTACTGCCAATCAACTGTGTTTGTCACCATATCCTACCTACTAAAATGGGTGGAACCGATGAGTACGACAATCTTGTGATTATTAAAAAGGATTATCATACCCTTATCCATACAAAGTTTCCGATGAAAGACCCTACAAAAGTAAAACTCGTCTATTCATTAGATGAAAAAGCAGTAAAGAAACTCAATAAATTACGCAAGGTTGTAGGATTCCAAGCGTTAGTTGTATAA
- a CDS encoding proline--tRNA ligase, with amino-acid sequence MKQSRTFIPTMREVPADADIKSHQLLLRAGFIRQNTSGIYSFLPLGKKVLQKIETIIREEMEAIDAVEVLMPAMQQAELWQETGRWSAYGPELFRLKDRHNREFALGATHEEVITSLVRDEVKSYKKLPLTMFQIQMKFRDEQRPRFGLLRGREFIMKDAYSFHATEDSLHDKYMDMMQAYTNIFTRLGLDFRAVIADGGSIGGTGTHEFMALSDIGEDTIAYSDTSSYAANIEMAEVNVDYAKRDESLKEVNKVSTPDQRTIDEVVSFLEVDVGRLIKTLVFKADDELIVVLSRGDHEINDIKLKNALGATVVEFAHEADVLELLSCEVGSIGPIKLPVGLKVIADHAVASIVNGVCGANEDGFHLINVNPERDFAIDRYEDLRFIREGDASPDGNGTIKFAKGIEVGHIFKLGTTYSESMEATFLDENGKAKPFIMGCYGIGVSRILAAVAEQYNDDSGLKWPTKLAPFDVHLVTVNVKDDNQVGLAEELYTILKSYRYDILYDDRPERAGVKFADSDLIGLPVRITIGKKAVDGIVEVKFRQSGESFEWRKEEITEKLQAFFGA; translated from the coding sequence ATGAAACAATCACGAACATTTATCCCTACAATGCGTGAAGTGCCTGCTGATGCAGATATTAAATCCCATCAGTTGCTGTTACGCGCTGGGTTTATCCGGCAAAATACGAGTGGAATTTATTCCTTCCTTCCCCTTGGTAAAAAAGTGCTTCAGAAAATCGAAACGATTATTCGTGAAGAAATGGAAGCGATTGATGCTGTAGAAGTACTCATGCCGGCTATGCAACAGGCGGAGCTTTGGCAGGAGACGGGAAGATGGAGTGCGTATGGTCCTGAGCTATTCAGGTTGAAAGATCGGCATAATCGAGAGTTTGCACTCGGTGCGACCCATGAAGAAGTCATTACTTCTCTAGTTCGTGATGAAGTGAAATCGTATAAAAAGTTGCCACTAACGATGTTCCAAATTCAGATGAAGTTTAGGGATGAGCAACGTCCACGTTTCGGTTTGCTTCGTGGGCGAGAATTCATCATGAAAGATGCGTATTCCTTCCATGCTACGGAAGATAGTTTGCATGATAAGTATATGGATATGATGCAGGCGTATACGAATATTTTTACAAGACTAGGTCTAGATTTCCGTGCGGTTATTGCGGACGGTGGTTCGATTGGTGGAACGGGGACGCATGAATTTATGGCGTTGTCAGATATTGGTGAGGATACGATTGCTTACAGTGATACCTCTTCTTATGCGGCTAATATTGAAATGGCTGAAGTGAATGTAGACTATGCCAAACGGGATGAGTCGTTGAAAGAAGTAAACAAAGTTTCGACACCTGATCAACGAACGATTGATGAAGTTGTATCCTTCCTCGAAGTGGATGTGGGGCGTCTGATTAAGACACTTGTATTTAAAGCAGATGACGAACTGATTGTAGTACTGAGTCGCGGGGATCATGAAATTAATGATATCAAGCTGAAAAATGCACTCGGTGCGACGGTTGTTGAATTTGCGCATGAAGCAGATGTGTTGGAGCTTCTATCTTGTGAGGTTGGGTCAATTGGGCCTATTAAATTGCCCGTTGGCTTAAAAGTCATTGCGGATCATGCAGTTGCATCTATCGTCAATGGTGTTTGTGGTGCGAATGAGGACGGTTTCCATTTGATAAATGTTAATCCGGAGCGAGATTTTGCGATTGATCGTTATGAAGATCTTCGTTTTATTCGTGAAGGGGACGCTTCACCGGATGGCAATGGGACGATTAAGTTTGCCAAAGGGATTGAAGTCGGTCATATTTTCAAATTGGGCACGACGTATAGCGAGTCGATGGAAGCAACATTCCTTGATGAAAACGGCAAAGCAAAGCCGTTCATCATGGGATGCTATGGCATTGGTGTATCACGGATTCTTGCGGCTGTCGCAGAGCAATACAATGATGATAGCGGTTTGAAGTGGCCGACGAAGCTAGCACCTTTCGATGTCCATCTCGTTACGGTGAACGTTAAGGATGATAATCAAGTAGGTCTTGCTGAGGAGTTATACACGATTTTGAAATCGTATCGTTATGATATCCTTTATGATGATCGTCCTGAGCGTGCAGGCGTGAAATTTGCTGATTCGGATTTAATCGGTTTACCGGTTCGTATTACCATTGGTAAAAAAGCGGTAGACGGAATTGTCGAAGTAAAATTTAGACAATCTGGAGAATCATTTGAGTGGCGAAAAGAAGAAATTACTGAAAAACTACAAGCGTTTTTTGGCGCTTAA
- the rseP gene encoding RIP metalloprotease RseP: METVIAFIIIFGSLVFFHELGHFLFAKKAGIMVREFAIGFGPKIIGIQKGETLYTIRLLPLGGYVRMAGEDFDKVELQPGYRVGLLINASDEIEKVYLNRNVANPDVLFLEVESSDLERKLFIEGYDDEGQLVRFNVSRKAVIYEKGQKTLIAPYDRQFESKSVGSRAMAIFAGPLFNFILSFFIFLALGLMQGVPVKEAIIADVQSDNVAFTAGVEAGDHVKEIDGQPISTWKEFVEIVQASPGVPLQFVIERDSALVNLAITPTTIKDKSGQEYGQLGVTRPMEKNPLKAVAYGAEQTISWIKQIFELLGMLVTGKFTIDALSGPVGIYKATEEVAQYGIYNLMNWAAVLSINLGIMNLLPLPALDGGRLLFFFFEAVRGKPIDKQKEGLVHFVGIVLLMVLMLVVTWNDIQRFFFP; encoded by the coding sequence ATGGAAACCGTTATTGCGTTTATCATCATATTCGGTTCTCTCGTCTTTTTTCATGAACTAGGGCATTTCCTGTTTGCGAAAAAGGCTGGGATCATGGTACGCGAATTTGCGATTGGATTCGGACCGAAAATTATTGGTATTCAAAAAGGTGAAACGTTATATACAATCCGTTTGTTGCCACTTGGTGGCTATGTAAGAATGGCGGGGGAAGATTTTGATAAGGTTGAATTGCAACCAGGTTACCGTGTGGGTCTGCTTATCAATGCTTCAGATGAAATCGAAAAAGTATATTTGAACCGTAATGTTGCCAACCCGGATGTGCTATTTCTAGAAGTAGAATCATCAGATTTAGAAAGAAAGCTGTTTATCGAAGGCTATGATGATGAAGGGCAATTAGTGCGTTTCAACGTATCTAGAAAAGCAGTTATCTATGAAAAAGGGCAGAAGACGCTGATTGCGCCGTATGATCGACAATTTGAATCAAAATCTGTAGGTAGTCGCGCGATGGCTATTTTTGCAGGTCCTTTATTCAACTTTATTCTGTCATTTTTCATCTTCCTAGCACTTGGACTGATGCAAGGAGTTCCAGTAAAAGAGGCGATTATTGCAGATGTGCAAAGTGATAACGTTGCGTTTACAGCCGGGGTGGAGGCTGGTGACCATGTGAAAGAGATTGATGGTCAGCCGATTAGCACTTGGAAAGAATTTGTGGAAATCGTCCAAGCGAGTCCAGGCGTTCCTTTACAATTTGTTATCGAACGTGATAGTGCATTGGTGAATTTAGCTATTACCCCAACTACGATAAAAGATAAATCAGGCCAGGAATATGGGCAACTTGGTGTTACTCGACCAATGGAGAAGAATCCGCTGAAGGCTGTTGCGTATGGTGCGGAGCAAACAATCTCTTGGATTAAGCAAATATTTGAATTGCTAGGGATGTTGGTGACGGGTAAATTCACAATTGATGCCTTGTCTGGACCTGTTGGGATTTACAAAGCGACTGAGGAAGTTGCACAGTACGGGATTTATAATCTCATGAACTGGGCTGCCGTGTTAAGTATTAACCTAGGCATTATGAACTTATTGCCGTTGCCTGCATTAGATGGTGGAAGATTGCTGTTCTTCTTCTTCGAGGCCGTGCGTGGTAAGCCAATTGATAAGCAAAAAGAAGGATTGGTCCATTTTGTAGGGATTGTTCTGTTGATGGTCTTAATGTTAGTTGTTACTTGGAATGATATTCAACGGTTTTTCTTCCCGTAA
- a CDS encoding 1-deoxy-D-xylulose-5-phosphate reductoisomerase: protein MKKISLLGATGSIGIQTLDIIESNPDKFQLVSFSAGMNIDKVREIALKHQPQTISVIGREDAERLQVEFPASRVVYGEEGLIEVAAHTHADVLVNAVIGSVGLKPTLEAIREGITIAIANKETLVAAGDVVMAEARKYNVPLLPVDSEHSALFQALNGENPKRISRLILTASGGSFRDLSREELANVTVEQALAHPNWSMGNKLTIDSATMMNKGLEVIEAHHLFGMPYDQIDCLLHKESIIHSMVEFEDTSVMAQLGSPDMRVPIQYALTYPDRIAMQNAKPLRLEEIGKLHFEKMDLVRFKALALAYDAGREGGTMPTAMNAANEVAVALFMQGRISFIQIEDIIERVMDAHRTSAVPDLETILEADSLARKMVYAMVE, encoded by the coding sequence ATGAAAAAAATAAGTTTACTCGGGGCGACTGGCTCTATTGGAATCCAGACACTCGATATTATTGAGTCGAATCCAGACAAATTTCAGCTCGTATCTTTTTCGGCTGGCATGAATATCGATAAGGTGAGGGAAATTGCTCTCAAGCATCAGCCACAAACGATATCGGTTATCGGACGTGAAGATGCGGAGAGATTGCAGGTGGAATTCCCGGCTAGCCGTGTTGTATATGGAGAAGAGGGACTCATTGAGGTAGCAGCTCATACGCATGCTGATGTCCTCGTCAATGCCGTAATTGGTAGCGTTGGACTCAAGCCGACACTTGAGGCGATTCGCGAGGGTATTACTATCGCTATCGCTAATAAGGAGACGCTTGTAGCCGCAGGAGATGTCGTCATGGCAGAAGCCCGTAAGTATAACGTTCCCCTATTACCTGTTGACAGCGAACATTCGGCATTGTTTCAAGCGTTGAATGGCGAAAATCCAAAGCGTATTTCTCGGCTGATATTAACAGCGTCGGGTGGTAGTTTCAGGGATCTTTCTCGCGAAGAACTTGCGAATGTGACAGTGGAACAGGCACTTGCACATCCGAACTGGTCGATGGGCAATAAGCTAACAATCGATTCTGCGACGATGATGAACAAAGGACTCGAAGTGATTGAGGCACACCATCTTTTCGGCATGCCTTACGATCAAATCGATTGTCTGCTGCATAAGGAAAGCATTATCCATTCGATGGTGGAGTTTGAAGATACGAGCGTTATGGCACAGTTAGGTTCCCCTGATATGCGCGTACCGATTCAATATGCACTGACGTATCCCGACCGCATTGCGATGCAAAATGCTAAGCCACTTCGTCTCGAAGAAATTGGTAAGCTACATTTTGAAAAAATGGACCTTGTGCGTTTCAAAGCATTAGCGCTGGCTTATGACGCTGGGAGAGAAGGCGGTACAATGCCAACTGCTATGAATGCGGCTAATGAAGTCGCTGTAGCCTTATTCATGCAGGGACGTATTTCGTTCATTCAAATCGAAGATATTATCGAACGTGTGATGGACGCACATCGAACAAGTGCTGTGCCAGATCTCGAGACTATTTTAGAAGCAGATTCACTTGCTCGAAAAATGGTGTATGCTATGGTAGAATGA
- a CDS encoding phosphatidate cytidylyltransferase: MKQRILTAIVAAALFVPFVIAGGLPFTIAVYIIATIGLYELLRMREIHLFSVEGFLTWIALVILLMPVAWESNVFQALGYTKIEMAFAIVLILLTHTVVVKNRFTFDHAAFSVLGALYVGIGFYYLIETRLYGIEYVVYALLVIWTTDSGAYFIGRKIGKHKLWPEISPNKTVEGFVGGIVSAVVFAFVFQYFYPIASTYIVLTAVTVVASIVGQMGDLVESALKRHYAVKDSGKLLPGHGGILDRFDSLLFVLPLLHFLHFVG; encoded by the coding sequence TTGAAGCAAAGAATTCTGACGGCAATCGTTGCGGCTGCCTTATTCGTTCCGTTCGTTATTGCAGGAGGGCTGCCTTTTACAATAGCTGTATACATCATTGCGACAATCGGTTTATATGAGCTGTTAAGGATGAGAGAAATCCATCTTTTTTCAGTAGAAGGCTTTCTCACATGGATTGCACTTGTTATATTACTTATGCCAGTTGCATGGGAGAGCAATGTTTTTCAAGCGCTAGGATATACGAAAATTGAAATGGCATTTGCTATTGTACTTATTTTGCTAACGCATACAGTAGTTGTTAAAAATCGATTTACATTCGATCATGCTGCATTTTCTGTGTTAGGCGCTTTATATGTTGGAATCGGATTTTATTATTTAATTGAAACGCGATTATACGGTATTGAATATGTTGTCTATGCGTTACTCGTTATTTGGACGACGGATTCAGGTGCGTATTTCATTGGTAGAAAAATCGGTAAGCACAAGCTTTGGCCGGAAATATCTCCAAATAAAACAGTCGAAGGATTTGTGGGCGGCATCGTATCTGCTGTTGTCTTTGCGTTTGTTTTTCAATACTTCTATCCAATCGCCTCGACGTATATCGTATTGACCGCAGTAACGGTTGTTGCGTCTATTGTTGGGCAAATGGGTGATTTAGTTGAATCGGCGCTGAAAAGGCATTATGCAGTCAAAGATTCGGGGAAGTTGTTACCAGGGCATGGCGGTATACTCGACAGATTTGATAGCCTCCTGTTCGTTTTACCACTCCTTCATTTTTTACATTTTGTAGGCTAA
- a CDS encoding isoprenyl transferase has protein sequence MLEKLLRKRNVEPDTTITDRIAIITSKPIPAHVAIIMDGNGRWAKQRNLPRIAGHHEGMKTVRTITRIANDLGIKVLTLYAFSTENWKRPKLEIDFLMKLPGEFLSTYLPELIERNVKVEMIGNFDMLPEHTKHAIEKAMIATADNDGLTLNFAMNYGSRLELVKSVKEIATLIAEGAITVNDIDESLIGSHLMTSHLPEPDLLIRTSGEVRLSNFMLWQLAYAEFTFTDVLWPDFNATCMLNAIEEFQLRNRRFGSVEGEGDA, from the coding sequence ATGCTTGAAAAACTCTTGCGAAAAAGAAATGTGGAGCCAGACACCACAATAACCGACAGGATTGCTATTATTACAAGCAAGCCAATCCCTGCCCATGTGGCGATTATTATGGATGGTAATGGCAGATGGGCAAAGCAGCGTAATTTGCCGCGGATTGCTGGCCATCATGAAGGGATGAAGACGGTTCGTACGATTACGCGTATCGCAAATGACCTCGGCATAAAGGTGCTCACACTTTACGCTTTCTCCACAGAGAATTGGAAACGACCGAAACTGGAAATCGATTTCCTGATGAAATTGCCTGGAGAATTTTTGAGTACATATCTCCCAGAACTAATTGAGCGGAACGTGAAAGTGGAAATGATTGGCAACTTCGACATGTTACCAGAGCATACAAAACATGCTATTGAAAAAGCTATGATAGCAACTGCTGATAATGATGGATTGACATTGAATTTTGCCATGAACTATGGCAGCAGATTAGAACTGGTGAAGTCTGTTAAAGAAATTGCAACACTCATCGCTGAAGGAGCAATCACGGTGAATGACATTGATGAGTCGTTAATCGGATCCCATTTAATGACTTCACATTTACCTGAACCGGATTTGCTAATCCGAACAAGTGGTGAAGTGAGACTTTCCAATTTCATGCTCTGGCAACTTGCTTATGCTGAATTTACATTTACAGATGTACTATGGCCAGATTTTAATGCAACATGCATGTTGAATGCCATCGAAGAATTCCAATTACGAAATCGACGTTTTGGAAGTGTGGAAGGAGAAGGGGACGCTTGA
- the frr gene encoding ribosome recycling factor — translation MPTAVMDQAKDRMEKAISAYTRELASIRAGRANASLLDRISVEYYGAPTPLSQMAAISVPEARLLVIQPYDKTTIGDIEKAIMKSDIGITPSSDGTLIRLAIPLLTEDRRKELVKLVKKEAEDAKIAIRNVRRDANDDFKKLEKSSDITEDDLRRNGEEIQKLTDSTIVKIDAIAKDKENEIMEI, via the coding sequence ATGCCGACAGCAGTAATGGACCAAGCGAAAGATCGAATGGAAAAAGCAATTAGCGCGTATACAAGAGAACTTGCATCAATTCGTGCAGGGCGTGCCAATGCTTCCTTACTCGACAGAATTTCTGTTGAGTATTATGGAGCACCTACGCCTCTTAGTCAGATGGCAGCCATTTCAGTACCTGAAGCGCGTCTTCTAGTCATTCAACCGTATGACAAAACGACAATTGGGGATATTGAAAAGGCAATTATGAAATCTGATATTGGGATTACACCGTCAAGTGATGGGACACTCATCCGCCTAGCGATTCCTTTATTGACAGAAGATCGTCGTAAAGAGCTTGTTAAATTGGTGAAAAAAGAAGCGGAAGATGCCAAAATTGCGATTCGTAACGTCCGCCGTGATGCCAATGATGATTTCAAAAAGCTTGAAAAAAGTAGCGATATCACAGAAGATGATTTACGCCGCAACGGTGAAGAGATTCAGAAGTTGACAGATTCAACGATTGTGAAAATCGACGCAATTGCAAAAGATAAAGAAAATGAAATCATGGAAATCTGA